In one Conger conger chromosome 5, fConCon1.1, whole genome shotgun sequence genomic region, the following are encoded:
- the LOC133128885 gene encoding uncharacterized protein LOC133128885, producing the protein MQLIELDPSSAQSPSSTLTICLEEIKAWMKQHFLQLNSGKTEAILIGTPHQVNSSPITCITFSGQAIPLSSVITNLGVRMDPHLNYEAHIKHLCKTSFFHLKNIAKLRPTLSLQDAEKLVHAFVSSRLDYCNALLIGIPSKSLQKRIQNSAARILMRVRKHDHITPILHSLHWLPISSRTEFKISLLTYQCVHGNAPPYLKELVKTQPTTRSLRSSNTYLLKPTRTKLVTMGGRAFCSVAPELWNALPAHLRAPQSVDSFKSGLKTHLFGRAYPHF; encoded by the coding sequence ATGCAATTAATTGAACTGGACCCATCATCAGCACAGTCACCCTCATCCACACTCACCATCTGCCTGGAGGAGATCAAGGCGTGGATGAAACAACACTTCCTGCAGTTGAACAGCGGCAAAACAGAAGCCATCCTCATCGGCACCCCACACCAGGTCAACTCATCCCCCATTACATGCATCACCTTTTCTGGCCAGGCTATCCCACTGTCATCGGTCATCACCAACCTGGGTGTCAGAATGGACCCCCACCTCAACTACGAGGCCCACATCAAACACCTCTGTAAAACATCCTTCTTCCACCTCAAAAACATAGCCAAACTCCGCCCCACCCTGTCTCTGCAGGATGCTGAAAAATTAGTCCACGCCTTCGTCTCCTCCAGGCTCGACTACTGCAACGCACTTCTCATCGGGATTCCAAGCAAGAGCCTTCAAAAGCGCATCCAGAACAGTgctgctaggatcctgatgagagtgCGCAAACATGATCACATCACTCCCATCCTCCACTCACTACACTGGCTCCCCATCTCCTCCCGTACAGAATTTAAAATCTCCCTGCTGACCTACCAATGCGTCCATGGCAACGCACCCCCCTACCTCAAGGAGCTGGTCAAGACTCAGCCCACCACCCGCAGTCTCCGCTCATCAAACACTTACCTCCTCAAACCCACCAGGACTAAGCTGGTCACTATGGGAGGCCGGGCCTTCTGTTCTGTCGCCCCTGAActgtggaatgccctccctgCCCACCTAAGAGCACCACAGTCAGTCGACTCTTTCAAGAGCGGTCTTAAGACCCACCTATTTGGAAGAGCCTAcccacatttttag